A genomic window from Mobula hypostoma chromosome X1, sMobHyp1.1, whole genome shotgun sequence includes:
- the arl4d gene encoding ADP-ribosylation factor-like protein 4D, with protein MGNQLSELTPSGTFLPPFQSLHVVVIGLDSAGKTTLLYRLKLKEFVNTIPTKGFNTEKVKVPIGNSRSITFQVWDVGGQEKLRPLWKSYTRRTDGIVFVIDSSELERMEEAKAELHKISRSSENQGVPVLIFANKQDLPGAVSVAEMEKSLGLNDLGACTLHHIQSSSAINGQGLQQGLERLYEMIVKRKKMLRHQKRKR; from the coding sequence ATGGGAAATCAACTTTCTGAGCTGACGCCTAGTGGTACCTTCTTGCCGCCTTTCCAGTCCCTCCACGTTGTGGTGATTGGATTAGATTCTGCAGGAAAGACAACACTATTGTACAGACTGAAATTAAAGGAGTTTGTCAACACAATTCCAACCAAAGGGTTTAATACTGAAAAGGTCAAAGTACCAATTGGGAACTCCAGGTCCATCACTTTTCaggtctgggatgttggtggccAGGAGAAGCTGAGGCCTCTGTGGAAGTCCTACACCAGGCGTACAGATGGCATTGTCTTTGTGATAGATTCCTCTGAGCTGGAGAGGATGGAGGAGGCCAAGGCTGAGCTCCACAAAATCTCCAGGAGTTCAGAGAATCAAGGAGTGCCTGTCCTAATTTTTGCCAATAAGCAAGATTTGCCTGGGGCGGTCTCAGTTGCTGAGATGGAGAAGTCTCTGGGCTTAAATGATCTGGGAGCTTGCACTCTGCACCACATCCAGAGCTCCAGTGCTATAAATGGCCAGGGATTGCAGCAAGGACTGGAGAGGTTATACGAAATGATTGTCAAACGGAAAAAGATGCTCAGGCACcagaagagaaaaagatga